In Aequorivita sp. H23M31, a single window of DNA contains:
- the kynU gene encoding kynureninase: protein MFQNNLEYAKTQDANDPLASYRKKFHIPKDKTGADLIYLCGNSLGLQPKITSEYIQEVLKDWADLGVEGHTQAKHPWLPYHEFLAENMAKIVGAKPFEVVVMNTLTINLHLMMVSFFKPTTIKFKIVVESDAFPSDKYAVESQLKFHGIDPKEGLILWKPRQGEDLCRFEDLEEIMKNQGDEIALLMIGSTNYYTGQSFPLKKITEIGHKYGCIVGFDLAHGAGNIQPNLHDSGADFAVWCTYKYLNSGPGSLGGCFVHERHAENKELNRFAGWWGHNKKTRFNMRKDFDALPGAEGWQLSNPPILSMAAIRASLDTFAEAGFDNLRKKSEKLTGYLEFLLDEMKNDSINVITPRNPEERGCQLSIQVKNADKTLHTKLSEAGVISDWREPDVIRIAPTPLYNSFIDVYMFSEKLKRILK from the coding sequence ATGTTTCAAAATAATTTAGAATACGCAAAAACACAAGATGCTAATGATCCCTTAGCATCATATCGAAAGAAATTTCATATTCCAAAAGACAAAACCGGTGCAGATCTTATTTATCTCTGCGGAAATTCGTTGGGATTGCAACCGAAAATAACTTCAGAATACATTCAGGAAGTTTTAAAAGACTGGGCAGACCTTGGAGTTGAAGGACATACCCAAGCGAAACATCCGTGGCTTCCTTATCACGAATTCTTAGCGGAGAATATGGCCAAAATAGTTGGCGCAAAACCTTTTGAAGTCGTGGTAATGAATACTCTTACTATCAACCTTCATTTAATGATGGTTTCTTTTTTTAAGCCGACAACAATCAAATTCAAGATAGTTGTGGAAAGTGATGCCTTTCCCAGCGATAAATATGCGGTTGAAAGTCAATTAAAATTTCACGGAATTGACCCAAAGGAGGGTTTAATTCTTTGGAAACCTCGCCAAGGTGAAGATTTATGTCGTTTTGAGGATCTTGAAGAGATTATGAAAAATCAGGGAGATGAAATTGCGCTCTTGATGATTGGAAGCACCAATTACTATACAGGACAATCCTTTCCGCTAAAAAAAATCACCGAAATAGGCCACAAATATGGGTGCATTGTCGGATTCGATCTGGCCCACGGAGCAGGAAACATTCAACCTAACCTGCACGATTCCGGAGCGGACTTTGCCGTATGGTGTACTTATAAATATCTTAATAGTGGACCTGGAAGTTTAGGGGGTTGTTTTGTCCACGAACGTCACGCGGAGAATAAGGAACTCAACCGCTTTGCGGGATGGTGGGGCCACAACAAAAAAACGCGCTTTAATATGCGCAAGGATTTTGACGCCCTACCCGGCGCCGAAGGTTGGCAGCTAAGCAATCCTCCCATTTTATCCATGGCGGCAATTAGGGCGTCATTAGACACTTTTGCAGAGGCTGGATTTGATAATCTTCGGAAAAAATCTGAAAAACTTACGGGCTATTTAGAATTTCTACTGGACGAAATGAAAAATGATTCTATTAATGTAATTACTCCTAGAAATCCAGAGGAACGAGGATGCCAACTCTCGATTCAAGTAAAAAATGCCGACAAAACCTTACATACTAAATTGAGTGAAGCGGGCGTAATTAGCGATTGGCGTGAACCAGACGTTATACGGATTGCCCCTACTCCGCTTTATAATAGTTTTATAGATGTTTATATGTTTTCGGAAAAATTAAAAAGAATTTTAAAATAA
- a CDS encoding GNAT family N-acetyltransferase, translating into MNVIDNKEKKRFETEIDGYKAFVEYEVKPNILILEHTEVDKALGGKGVGSEMVEAVLLQIELRGLKVIPHCPFIKKYISKHPEWQSIVAKE; encoded by the coding sequence ATGAATGTCATTGACAATAAGGAGAAAAAAAGGTTTGAGACCGAAATTGATGGTTACAAAGCATTTGTTGAATATGAAGTAAAGCCAAATATTCTGATATTGGAACATACAGAAGTAGATAAGGCTCTGGGAGGAAAAGGGGTGGGAAGCGAAATGGTTGAGGCGGTTCTTCTGCAAATTGAATTACGCGGTTTAAAGGTAATTCCACATTGTCCTTTTATAAAGAAATATATCAGTAAACATCCGGAGTGGCAGTCTATTGTTGCCAAGGAATAA
- a CDS encoding lmo0937 family membrane protein, which yields MGDLIWLIVVILIIGWLFGYFFFSLGAFIHILLVLAIIGILWRLATGRRL from the coding sequence ATGGGAGATTTAATTTGGCTTATTGTAGTAATTTTAATAATCGGATGGTTATTCGGTTATTTCTTTTTCTCATTAGGAGCCTTTATCCACATTCTATTGGTACTAGCAATTATCGGGATTCTGTGGCGTTTGGCTACGGGTCGTAGATTGTAA
- the msrA gene encoding peptide-methionine (S)-S-oxide reductase MsrA: MKKYPILIVTLILFALHGACKPSNDTNKEAEAVAQKTQTPVQTESQDGLKKAYFASGCFWCVEAIYESVKGVKEAVSGYSGGKTPNPSYENHADHAEVVEVIYDPNVVSFGQLVDVYFGSQNITQVNGQGPDRGTSYRSIIFYQNDTEKKIIDEKIAELNKQLNGDKVAAQVLPFQKFWKAEDYHQDYEKNNPGNPYIQNVSVPRINKFREKFPELLKTEKE, encoded by the coding sequence ATGAAAAAATATCCCATACTAATTGTTACATTAATTTTATTTGCCCTTCATGGAGCTTGCAAACCCTCAAACGATACAAATAAGGAAGCTGAAGCTGTTGCTCAAAAAACCCAAACTCCGGTACAAACTGAATCTCAAGACGGCCTCAAAAAAGCCTATTTCGCCAGTGGTTGCTTTTGGTGCGTGGAGGCAATTTACGAAAGCGTGAAAGGCGTGAAGGAGGCTGTATCGGGTTATAGTGGTGGGAAAACACCAAATCCATCCTATGAAAACCACGCAGATCATGCTGAGGTTGTAGAAGTAATTTACGATCCAAATGTGGTGAGTTTTGGTCAATTGGTAGACGTATATTTTGGCTCTCAAAACATTACTCAGGTAAACGGTCAAGGCCCCGACCGGGGTACCTCCTACCGCTCCATCATCTTCTATCAAAATGATACCGAAAAGAAAATCATAGATGAGAAAATCGCTGAATTAAACAAACAGCTAAATGGAGATAAGGTTGCCGCACAAGTTTTACCTTTTCAGAAATTCTGGAAGGCTGAAGATTACCATCAGGATTATGAAAAGAACAATCCAGGAAACCCCTATATTCAGAATGTTTCTGTTCCGCGGATCAACAAGTTTCGGGAAAAATTTCCAGAATTACTTAAGACAGAGAAAGAATAA
- a CDS encoding zinc ribbon domain-containing protein, whose translation MATKSEVTVEEKLRALYDLQLIDSRIDEIRNVRGELPLEVEDLEDEVAGMDARLQKLNADLEVIENQIKERKNNIEEANVLIKKYAAQQDHVRNNREFNSLSKEVEYQELEIQLAEKNIKEFRAQIEQKNQVIEETKIRYNERSEHLKHKRDELDEILKETEKEEKSLIKESENFESSIEPRLIKAYKRIRKNVKNGLAVVAVERGASGGSFFTIPPQVQMEIAGRKKIITDEHSGRILVDPDLAKEEREKMDAMFSKLK comes from the coding sequence ATGGCAACGAAAAGCGAAGTTACTGTTGAAGAAAAGTTAAGAGCCCTCTATGATTTGCAACTTATTGATTCTAGAATTGATGAAATAAGAAATGTACGTGGGGAGCTACCCTTGGAGGTTGAAGATCTTGAAGACGAAGTTGCGGGAATGGATGCCCGTCTGCAGAAGCTCAACGCCGATCTTGAGGTAATAGAAAACCAAATCAAGGAAAGAAAAAATAATATTGAGGAAGCCAATGTTTTAATAAAAAAATATGCTGCCCAACAAGATCACGTTCGTAATAACCGTGAATTCAATTCCCTAAGCAAGGAAGTAGAATACCAAGAATTGGAAATCCAATTGGCAGAAAAAAACATCAAGGAATTCCGTGCACAAATCGAGCAAAAGAACCAGGTAATAGAGGAAACCAAAATCCGTTATAACGAACGTTCAGAACACTTAAAGCATAAGCGTGATGAGCTTGATGAAATTTTGAAAGAAACTGAAAAGGAAGAAAAAAGTTTAATTAAGGAATCTGAAAACTTTGAATCATCTATCGAACCTCGTTTGATCAAGGCCTATAAGAGGATACGTAAGAATGTTAAAAACGGATTGGCAGTTGTAGCCGTAGAGCGTGGCGCTTCGGGAGGATCCTTTTTCACAATTCCACCACAAGTTCAAATGGAAATTGCAGGTCGCAAGAAAATTATTACAGACGAGCACAGTGGCCGTATCTTGGTCGATCCAGATTTGGCAAAAGAAGAGCGTGAAAAAATGGACGCTATGTTCTCAAAACTGAAATAA
- a CDS encoding Nif3-like dinuclear metal center hexameric protein, whose product MIVKDVISLFEEISPLSYSEGFDNTGLLVGDEKMEVKGILVTLDSLEAVVDEAIEKGCNLIVSFHPIIFSGLKKITGKTYVERTVQKAIKNDIAIFSNHTALDNSWNGVNSMICEKLGLKEREILIPQKSTIKKLITFIPKNMVEKVRNAIFEAGGGRIGNYENCSFNIDGKGSFKGNESSNPVIGKRGETHFEEEVQLGITFERHLQKDIIDALLKSHPYEEVAYEITTLENPNQHIGMGMVGNLENSMSEMDFLKFLKKTMHTECVRHTALIGKPINRIAVLGGSGSFAIEAAINARADVFVSADFKYHDFFRAEKSILLADIGHYESEQFTKDLLYSFLTKKITNFAPALPKGIVISEINTNPISYL is encoded by the coding sequence ATGATAGTTAAAGACGTTATAAGTCTTTTTGAGGAAATTTCTCCCCTCTCCTACTCCGAAGGTTTCGATAATACCGGACTTCTTGTAGGAGATGAAAAGATGGAAGTGAAAGGAATACTTGTTACACTCGACTCGCTTGAAGCTGTAGTTGATGAAGCTATAGAGAAGGGATGCAATCTTATTGTAAGTTTCCATCCCATTATTTTTTCGGGGTTAAAAAAAATCACAGGAAAAACCTATGTTGAGCGTACGGTCCAGAAAGCAATAAAAAATGATATCGCCATTTTCTCAAACCATACTGCACTAGATAATTCCTGGAACGGTGTAAATTCAATGATCTGCGAAAAATTAGGTCTGAAAGAAAGAGAGATTTTAATTCCCCAGAAAAGCACTATTAAAAAGCTAATTACCTTTATTCCGAAAAATATGGTGGAAAAAGTAAGAAATGCCATATTTGAAGCGGGCGGCGGTAGAATTGGCAATTATGAAAATTGCAGTTTCAACATTGATGGAAAGGGTAGCTTTAAAGGAAACGAATCTTCAAACCCGGTGATTGGAAAAAGAGGGGAGACGCATTTTGAGGAAGAGGTACAACTCGGAATAACCTTTGAAAGACATTTGCAAAAGGATATTATTGATGCACTTTTGAAATCACATCCTTATGAAGAAGTTGCTTATGAGATTACAACCCTTGAAAACCCAAACCAGCATATAGGAATGGGAATGGTAGGTAATCTGGAAAATTCGATGTCTGAAATGGACTTCTTGAAATTTTTAAAGAAAACGATGCATACGGAATGTGTTCGCCATACGGCGTTAATAGGTAAACCTATTAACCGAATCGCAGTTTTAGGAGGCAGTGGAAGTTTTGCTATTGAAGCGGCGATAAATGCTCGAGCAGATGTGTTTGTATCAGCAGATTTCAAGTATCATGATTTTTTTAGAGCAGAAAAATCTATTCTTTTAGCCGATATTGGTCATTATGAAAGTGAACAGTTCACAAAAGACCTTCTATATTCTTTCCTTACAAAAAAAATCACTAATTTTGCACCTGCTTTGCCGAAAGGCATTGTGATATCGGAAATAAACACCAACCCCATTAGCTATTTATAA
- the lpxK gene encoding tetraacyldisaccharide 4'-kinase, with product MKLLRKLLFPFSLIYWVITAVRNKFYDFGWLKSKAYDFPVICVGNLSTGGTGKSPMIEFLISRLKCEWRLAVLSRGYKRETKGFKMVEVDSTVLETGDEPLQFKRKFPKITVAVCEDRQEGVEILRKNSDLILLDDAFQHRKVRASYYILLTSYGNLFVDDFILPVGNLREPKSGADRADVLVVTKCPGKLEPSEMERIRKKLRLQTHQEVYFTKIGYAREITDGVNTKSLEYLNKIKFTLVTGIANPKPLVEFLKNKGLEFYHKSYGDHHNFTIGEITDLERERIILTTEKDFMRLQPVIKNAELYYLPITTEFLGNTSEEFLKRIFSNL from the coding sequence ATGAAATTGCTGCGAAAACTTCTTTTCCCATTCTCTTTAATCTATTGGGTGATCACCGCCGTTCGAAACAAATTTTATGATTTTGGTTGGTTGAAAAGTAAAGCGTACGACTTTCCTGTGATTTGTGTCGGAAATCTCTCAACCGGCGGTACGGGAAAATCTCCAATGATTGAGTTTTTAATTTCCCGCCTTAAATGTGAATGGCGCCTTGCGGTTTTGAGCCGTGGTTATAAACGCGAAACCAAGGGGTTTAAAATGGTGGAAGTAGATAGCACCGTGTTGGAAACAGGAGATGAACCGTTACAGTTTAAACGAAAATTTCCCAAAATTACTGTGGCGGTCTGTGAGGATAGACAGGAGGGAGTGGAAATACTCCGAAAAAATAGTGATTTGATCCTATTGGACGATGCATTTCAACATCGAAAGGTGAGAGCTTCTTATTATATTCTATTGACTTCCTATGGAAATCTTTTTGTAGACGATTTTATATTGCCTGTCGGAAATTTACGTGAACCCAAATCTGGAGCCGATAGGGCAGATGTTTTGGTCGTGACAAAATGTCCAGGTAAACTCGAACCTTCTGAAATGGAACGGATACGGAAAAAACTTAGATTGCAAACACATCAAGAAGTTTATTTTACCAAGATTGGATATGCCCGTGAAATAACGGACGGGGTAAATACAAAATCTTTGGAATATTTAAATAAAATAAAATTTACCCTAGTCACGGGGATTGCAAATCCAAAACCGTTGGTAGAATTTTTAAAAAATAAGGGCCTGGAGTTTTATCATAAATCTTATGGGGATCATCACAATTTTACGATTGGTGAAATAACCGACTTGGAGCGGGAACGGATAATTCTAACTACAGAAAAGGATTTTATGCGTCTGCAACCGGTAATTAAGAATGCGGAATTGTATTATTTGCCCATTACAACTGAATTCCTAGGTAACACCTCAGAAGAATTTTTAAAACGGATTTTCTCCAACTTGTAA
- the gap gene encoding type I glyceraldehyde-3-phosphate dehydrogenase, with protein sequence MKEKITVGINGFGRIGRNLFRLLLNNPDIEVVAINDMADAKTLAHLLKYDSIHGVLDQKVSATENEIIIGERKFAFSSIKNIENIQWGNIDVVVESTGKFKLKEQLENHLKNGAKKVILSVPPLEDDIKTVVLGVNDEILEPTDLIISNASCTTNNAAPMLKIINDLCGIEQAYITTVHSYTTDQSLHDQPHRDLRRARAAGQSIVPTTTGAAKALTKIFPDLADVIGGCGIRVPVPNGSLTDITFNVKRETSIEEINKAFKKASENSLKGIVEYTEDPIVSIDIVGNHHSCVFDAGMTSVIAKMVKIIGWYDNEVGYSSRIVDLIKRIA encoded by the coding sequence ATGAAAGAAAAGATAACTGTTGGCATTAACGGTTTTGGCCGTATTGGTCGAAATCTATTCCGATTGCTTCTTAACAATCCCGACATTGAAGTAGTAGCCATAAATGATATGGCAGATGCCAAAACCTTGGCACATCTTTTAAAATACGATAGTATCCACGGAGTACTGGACCAAAAAGTTTCTGCCACAGAAAATGAAATTATCATTGGAGAAAGAAAATTCGCTTTTTCTTCCATTAAGAATATAGAGAATATCCAATGGGGCAATATTGATGTTGTTGTAGAAAGTACAGGAAAGTTTAAGCTTAAAGAACAACTGGAAAACCACTTAAAAAATGGGGCAAAAAAAGTAATTCTTTCAGTCCCACCCCTTGAAGACGATATTAAAACTGTAGTTTTGGGAGTGAATGATGAGATATTGGAACCGACCGATCTTATAATTTCAAATGCCTCCTGTACCACGAATAATGCAGCACCAATGCTCAAGATCATCAACGATCTCTGTGGAATTGAACAGGCATATATAACCACGGTACATTCATATACTACAGACCAAAGCCTGCACGATCAGCCTCATCGCGATCTCCGTAGAGCACGTGCGGCAGGACAATCTATTGTTCCTACTACTACAGGTGCCGCAAAGGCTCTGACCAAAATTTTCCCAGATCTGGCAGATGTAATTGGTGGTTGTGGCATCCGCGTCCCGGTACCAAATGGCTCGCTTACAGATATAACTTTCAATGTAAAAAGAGAAACTTCTATTGAAGAAATCAACAAGGCATTTAAAAAAGCCTCAGAAAACTCACTAAAAGGAATTGTTGAATATACCGAAGATCCTATTGTTTCCATCGATATTGTGGGCAACCATCATTCTTGCGTTTTCGACGCAGGAATGACATCTGTTATTGCCAAAATGGTGAAGATTATTGGGTGGTACGATAACGAAGTTGGGTATTCCTCTAGAATCGTTGATCTGATAAAGAGAATTGCATAA
- the lipA gene encoding lipoyl synthase, with amino-acid sequence MSTETLDLQRPAPKPKWLRVKLPTGKKYTDLRNLVDKYQLNTICTSGSCPNMGECWGEGTATFMILGNICTRSCGFCGVKTGRPETVDWDEPEKVARSIKMMQIKHAVITSVDRDDLKDMGSIIWAETVKAIRRMNPEITLETLIPDFQGNTRNIDRIIAVKPEVVSHNMETVKRLTREVRIQAKYERSLEVLNYLKQSGLPRTKSGIMLGLGEMEDEVIQTMEDLKEVGLDIITIGQYLQPSKKHLPVREFITPEQFKKYETIGLEMGFRHVESGALVRSSYKAQKHLT; translated from the coding sequence ATGAGCACAGAAACATTAGATCTTCAAAGACCCGCACCCAAGCCAAAATGGCTACGTGTAAAACTTCCCACCGGAAAAAAATATACTGACCTACGAAATTTGGTTGACAAATACCAATTAAACACTATTTGCACTTCTGGAAGTTGCCCAAATATGGGAGAATGCTGGGGCGAGGGAACAGCAACCTTTATGATCTTGGGAAATATATGTACCAGATCTTGCGGCTTCTGCGGCGTAAAAACAGGGAGACCTGAAACGGTTGATTGGGACGAGCCAGAGAAAGTGGCACGCTCCATTAAGATGATGCAGATTAAACATGCCGTGATAACATCTGTGGATAGGGACGATCTAAAGGATATGGGTTCTATTATTTGGGCGGAAACAGTTAAAGCTATCCGTAGGATGAATCCTGAAATAACTCTGGAAACATTGATTCCGGATTTTCAAGGCAACACCCGAAATATCGACCGCATTATCGCGGTAAAACCCGAAGTTGTTAGCCATAATATGGAAACCGTTAAACGGCTTACACGAGAGGTTCGCATTCAAGCAAAATATGAACGTAGCTTGGAAGTTTTGAACTATCTAAAACAGTCTGGTCTACCCAGAACAAAAAGTGGAATCATGCTCGGTTTAGGGGAAATGGAAGATGAAGTGATCCAGACCATGGAGGATTTGAAAGAGGTTGGACTGGATATTATTACTATTGGTCAATATCTTCAACCTTCCAAAAAGCATCTGCCCGTACGAGAATTTATTACACCCGAACAATTTAAAAAATACGAGACCATTGGATTGGAAATGGGATTTAGACACGTAGAAAGCGGTGCCTTGGTGCGGTCTTCATACAAGGCCCAAAAGCATCTAACTTAA
- a CDS encoding RNA polymerase sigma factor: MEITPEEISNQIQKAKKGKQEAFKFLLDYYWNDVYGFQLKRIRNEHDAEDITIETFAKAFDKIDTFDPSFTFPTWLLTISKNIQIDRTRKKNASIYSNTTDTSNEIVQKIVDHSPTPEDKLIREQNLAQLLRFIKLLKPHYQEVINLRYFQEMSYNEISERLEEPLNNVKVRLLRARKLLAEIIAQKE, from the coding sequence ATGGAAATAACCCCAGAAGAAATATCCAACCAAATTCAGAAGGCAAAAAAAGGGAAGCAGGAAGCCTTCAAATTTCTATTGGATTATTATTGGAATGATGTGTATGGATTTCAGCTAAAAAGAATCCGAAATGAGCACGATGCCGAGGATATCACTATTGAAACCTTTGCCAAGGCCTTTGATAAAATCGATACTTTCGATCCCAGCTTTACATTCCCTACTTGGCTTCTTACTATTTCAAAAAATATTCAAATAGACCGCACGCGCAAAAAGAATGCTTCTATCTATTCAAATACTACGGATACATCCAACGAAATAGTTCAGAAAATTGTAGATCATTCTCCCACTCCGGAGGATAAATTGATACGCGAACAGAACCTTGCCCAACTTTTAAGATTTATTAAACTCCTGAAACCCCACTATCAAGAGGTTATTAACCTGAGGTATTTCCAGGAGATGAGCTATAATGAGATTTCTGAAAGACTTGAAGAACCTCTAAATAACGTAAAAGTCCGACTGCTTAGGGCACGTAAATTACTGGCAGAAATCATTGCACAGAAAGAGTAG
- a CDS encoding glycosyltransferase, whose product MILLYVFGAVALINCCYYFIFIQFSFLKPTERVSAEKPPVSLIVCAKNEAENLENHIPFWLNQNYPAFELILINDASTDETLEVMEGFAKNDPRIQIVNVKNNEAFWGNKKYALTLGIKRAKNRRMVFTDADCYPASQNWLEAMSSHFTEEKQLILGYGAYEKQPGFLNKLVRFETLLTAIQYFSYAQIGIPYMGVGRNLAYTSALFYEKNGFIKHIKIASGDDDLFVNEAATEKNTAICITPESFTYSLPKKDMKKWFSQKKRHYTTAKLYKPLHRILLGIYYIANLLFWLLSVIILFTQFWKYGLAIITLRFIIQYIVIGKAAKKLREADLIFLIPFYELFLVLSQLSIFISRSDEKNSQWK is encoded by the coding sequence ATGATATTACTTTACGTTTTTGGCGCTGTGGCGTTGATAAACTGTTGCTACTATTTTATTTTCATCCAATTTTCTTTCTTAAAACCAACTGAAAGAGTATCTGCCGAAAAGCCACCTGTTTCCCTTATTGTATGTGCAAAAAACGAAGCAGAAAATCTTGAAAATCATATTCCGTTTTGGTTAAATCAGAATTATCCAGCATTCGAACTTATTTTGATAAACGATGCCTCTACGGATGAGACCTTGGAGGTAATGGAAGGTTTCGCCAAAAATGATCCTAGAATACAAATTGTAAACGTCAAGAATAACGAGGCCTTTTGGGGCAATAAGAAATACGCCCTTACATTGGGAATAAAACGTGCCAAGAACAGAAGAATGGTATTTACTGATGCTGATTGCTATCCCGCTTCCCAAAATTGGTTGGAAGCGATGAGCTCTCATTTCACTGAGGAAAAACAACTAATTCTGGGGTACGGTGCCTACGAAAAACAGCCTGGTTTTCTCAACAAACTTGTTCGTTTTGAAACTTTGCTTACGGCCATCCAATATTTCTCTTACGCCCAAATTGGAATTCCTTATATGGGCGTAGGTCGTAATTTGGCATATACCAGTGCCCTTTTTTATGAGAAAAATGGGTTTATAAAACATATAAAAATAGCTTCAGGTGATGATGATCTCTTTGTAAATGAAGCAGCAACTGAGAAAAATACTGCCATCTGTATAACTCCCGAATCTTTTACCTATTCTCTTCCGAAGAAAGACATGAAAAAGTGGTTTTCCCAGAAAAAAAGACACTATACCACCGCAAAACTCTATAAGCCATTGCATAGAATCCTTTTGGGAATATACTATATAGCAAACCTTTTATTCTGGCTTCTTTCGGTGATAATCTTATTCACACAATTTTGGAAATATGGTCTGGCAATTATAACTCTACGATTTATTATTCAGTATATAGTTATTGGCAAAGCTGCCAAAAAACTAAGGGAAGCCGATCTTATATTTCTCATTCCTTTTTATGAATTGTTTCTTGTTTTAAGTCAATTGAGTATCTTTATTTCCAGGAGCGATGAAAAAAACTCGCAATGGAAATAA
- a CDS encoding membrane or secreted protein, with protein MVLLFITFGLLLLGVAGIAIKLWAKKDGKFGGTCASQSPFLNKEGASCGYCGKTPDQFDSCSETSHQ; from the coding sequence ATGGTATTGTTATTTATCACATTTGGATTACTTCTGCTTGGCGTTGCCGGCATTGCTATAAAACTTTGGGCAAAAAAGGACGGAAAATTTGGTGGCACCTGTGCCAGTCAAAGTCCATTTCTGAACAAGGAAGGTGCATCTTGTGGGTATTGCGGGAAGACTCCTGACCAGTTTGACTCTTGTTCAGAAACTTCGCACCAATAA
- a CDS encoding fasciclin domain-containing protein, protein MFRQIGLFFVVVSTLLLFSCKNEGSTEAIGTDMKNVGTEKTPVQKTKRRVLTAVEKQKANSIMARLIAMPETKRFTRYLVSGNLADKLTNEAGPFIIFSVADSVLEKWPETKRKYYSDQTNYSEMLTLIKSHIVEGNYDENSLRDVIKKNGKIRLTTLEGNILTIRDSNGQMEISDGKGRKAKIQRSDSPASNGQIFIIDGVLDLP, encoded by the coding sequence ATGTTCAGACAAATTGGTCTTTTTTTCGTTGTAGTATCCACTTTATTATTGTTTTCTTGTAAGAATGAGGGTAGTACCGAAGCAATTGGAACCGATATGAAAAACGTAGGGACTGAAAAGACCCCGGTTCAAAAAACAAAAAGACGCGTTCTTACGGCAGTGGAAAAACAAAAGGCGAATAGTATAATGGCCCGATTAATCGCTATGCCGGAAACGAAAAGATTTACTAGATATCTCGTTTCAGGAAATCTAGCCGATAAGCTCACAAATGAGGCCGGACCCTTTATAATCTTTTCAGTAGCCGATAGCGTCCTTGAAAAATGGCCCGAAACCAAAAGGAAATATTATTCTGACCAAACAAATTATTCCGAAATGTTAACTCTTATAAAATCTCATATCGTTGAAGGAAATTATGACGAAAACAGTTTGAGAGATGTAATCAAGAAGAACGGAAAAATCAGGTTAACAACACTTGAGGGAAACATTCTAACTATTAGAGATTCCAATGGACAGATGGAAATTTCAGACGGAAAGGGAAGAAAGGCAAAAATCCAAAGGAGTGACAGTCCAGCCTCCAATGGCCAAATTTTTATAATTGATGGGGTCTTGGATCTTCCTTAA